The following are encoded in a window of Streptomyces sp. Go-475 genomic DNA:
- a CDS encoding bifunctional nuclease family protein, which translates to MNELDVVGVRVEMPSNQPIVLLREVGGDRYLPIWIGPGEATAIAFAQQGMAPARPLTHDLFKDVLEAVGQELTEVRITDLREGVFYAELVFASGVEVSARPSDAIALALRTGTPIYGSDTVLDDAGIAIPDEQEDEVEKFREFLDQISPEDFGSSSQ; encoded by the coding sequence GTGAACGAGCTCGATGTCGTAGGTGTCCGGGTCGAAATGCCCTCCAACCAACCGATCGTGCTGCTGCGTGAAGTGGGAGGCGACCGATACCTCCCCATTTGGATCGGACCGGGGGAGGCGACGGCGATCGCCTTCGCCCAGCAGGGCATGGCTCCCGCGCGGCCGCTGACCCACGACCTCTTCAAGGACGTGCTGGAGGCTGTCGGTCAGGAGCTCACGGAGGTGCGCATCACGGACCTGCGTGAGGGCGTCTTCTACGCGGAGCTGGTCTTCGCCAGTGGCGTCGAGGTGAGTGCCCGCCCGTCCGACGCCATAGCGCTCGCCCTGCGCACCGGGACGCCGATCTACGGCAGCGACACAGTGCTCGACGACGCCGGAATCGCGATCCCGGACGAGCAGGAGGACGAGGTGGAGAAGTTCCGCGAGTTCCTCGACCAGATCTCCCCGGAGGACTTCGGCAGCAGCAGCCAGTGA
- a CDS encoding FHA domain-containing protein: MGGAWWKLSGADGRCQDVRVGQSVQSGFVLPHGRVCFGQGESPVKLFAKLFGKSAREGSDNATARHRAQPDAEGQRPLFRDQVGGPGGDISGGQGAPSVDPAQPGGIGFGQPSASGAGGGFSDPYASNAPGGQPRQEDPMSALVCTRCGNRNAENSRFCSNCGAPLRAGAAAERPSETTSTISISGLEAYDSETTGQTPMPTLSPEAQAAVDALPLGSALLVVRRGPNSGSRFLLDGDLTTAGRHPQSDIFLDDVTVSRRHVEFRRGQDGSFTVADVGSLNGTYVNRERIDQVALNNGDEVQIGKYRLVFYASQRGY; the protein is encoded by the coding sequence ATGGGTGGTGCGTGGTGGAAACTGTCTGGTGCAGACGGACGTTGTCAGGATGTCCGGGTCGGTCAGAGTGTTCAGTCAGGGTTCGTCCTGCCCCACGGGCGGGTCTGTTTCGGTCAAGGGGAATCGCCCGTGAAGTTGTTTGCGAAGTTGTTCGGCAAGAGCGCGCGAGAGGGCAGCGACAACGCCACCGCTCGTCATCGCGCACAGCCTGACGCGGAAGGCCAGCGGCCGCTCTTCCGTGACCAGGTCGGTGGCCCGGGCGGGGACATTTCCGGAGGTCAGGGCGCGCCGTCGGTTGACCCTGCGCAGCCCGGCGGCATAGGTTTCGGCCAACCGTCAGCCTCAGGTGCGGGTGGAGGGTTCTCCGACCCGTATGCGTCCAATGCTCCTGGTGGGCAGCCGCGGCAGGAGGATCCGATGTCGGCCCTGGTGTGTACGAGGTGCGGTAACCGCAACGCGGAGAACAGCCGCTTCTGCTCGAACTGCGGCGCGCCGCTGCGGGCCGGGGCGGCGGCCGAGCGTCCGTCCGAGACGACGTCCACGATCTCCATCTCCGGCCTCGAGGCCTACGACAGTGAGACCACCGGCCAGACGCCGATGCCGACGCTGTCCCCCGAGGCGCAGGCGGCCGTCGACGCGCTGCCCCTGGGCTCCGCGCTCCTGGTCGTGCGTCGCGGGCCGAACTCGGGCAGCCGCTTCCTGCTGGACGGCGATCTGACCACGGCCGGCCGTCACCCGCAGAGCGACATCTTCCTGGACGACGTGACGGTCTCCCGGCGGCACGTGGAGTTCCGCCGCGGCCAGGACGGCTCGTTCACGGTGGCCGACGTGGGCAGCCTGAACGGCACGTACGTGAACCGCGAGCGGATCGACCAGGTTGCCCTGAACAACGGTGACGAGGTGCAGATCGGCAAGTACCGGCTGGTCTTCTACGCCAGCCAGCGGGGCTACTGA
- a CDS encoding MerR family transcriptional regulator — MLRTPSGGAGHGAAATDSGLMSIGTVLNVLRDEFPEVTISKIRFLESEGLIEPQRTPSGYRKFSAHDVERLGHVLRMQRDHYLPLKVIREHLEAVERGEAVPLPALGRQRDGDAVPEPAEGPTAARIGRAELLAAAGVEEEELREWESYGLVTPLEDGAYDAEAVTVASLVAELGRFGIEPRHLRVMKAAADREAGLVDQVVAPLRRHRNPQTRAHAEARAKELAGLTVKLHAALVQTALGVRLP; from the coding sequence ATGCTTCGAACACCGAGCGGCGGTGCCGGGCACGGCGCCGCCGCCACGGACAGTGGGCTGATGAGCATCGGCACGGTGCTGAACGTGCTGCGCGACGAGTTTCCCGAAGTCACCATCTCCAAGATCCGCTTCCTGGAGTCGGAGGGGCTCATCGAGCCGCAGCGGACCCCCTCGGGGTACCGCAAGTTCAGCGCCCACGACGTCGAGCGCCTCGGTCACGTCCTGAGGATGCAGCGGGACCACTATCTGCCCCTGAAGGTGATCCGGGAGCACCTGGAGGCCGTGGAACGCGGTGAGGCCGTACCTCTGCCGGCGCTGGGCCGTCAGCGGGACGGCGACGCCGTGCCCGAACCGGCCGAGGGGCCCACGGCCGCCAGGATCGGGCGTGCCGAGCTGCTCGCCGCGGCCGGGGTCGAGGAGGAGGAGCTCAGGGAGTGGGAGTCGTACGGGCTCGTCACTCCACTGGAGGACGGGGCGTACGACGCCGAGGCGGTCACGGTGGCCTCGCTCGTCGCCGAACTGGGGCGGTTCGGGATCGAGCCGCGGCACCTGCGGGTGATGAAGGCCGCCGCCGACCGTGAGGCCGGGCTCGTGGACCAGGTCGTGGCCCCGCTGAGGCGGCACCGGAACCCGCAGACCAGGGCTCATGCCGAAGCCCGTGCGAAGGAACTCGCGGGGCTCACCGTGAAGCTGCACGCGGCGCTCGTGCAGACCGCGCTCGGGGTGCGGCTGCCATGA
- a CDS encoding DNA polymerase IV encodes MRTAPTILHLDMDAFFASVEQASKPSLRGKAVVVGGLGPRGVVATASYEARVFGVHSAMPMGQARRLAPNAAYLVPRFGFYKAISERVMELLRALSPLVEPLSLDEAFVDLEAGGAAWDEQSARLVGVQLRADIRAVTGLTGSVGLAASKMLAKIASEQAKPDGLVVIEPGTERAMLGPMSVRTLPGVGPATGDHLRRAGITTVEEIVEAGEDELVRLLGKAHGHGLYAMALARDDRPVVAERETKSVSVEDTYDVDIHDRVRVGLEVQRLADRCVRRLRGAGLSGRTIVLKVRRYDFSTLTRSETLRGPTDDPAVIREAAARLLDSVDTTGGVRLLGVGVSGLADYTQEDLFAQAAEERAVAEGPVEEHAAAQAEEQPELAERRWPAGHDVRHAEFGHGWVQGSGLGRVTVRFETPGSAPGRVRTFRVDDPDLEPAEPLPLVLRRPEGSDGVGSASPVGSASSSSSAEGGGGGEACGVAGSGDA; translated from the coding sequence GTGAGAACCGCGCCCACGATCCTGCATCTCGACATGGATGCCTTCTTCGCCTCGGTGGAGCAGGCGTCCAAGCCGAGTCTGCGCGGGAAGGCCGTGGTCGTGGGCGGCCTCGGGCCCCGGGGTGTGGTGGCCACGGCGTCGTACGAGGCGCGGGTCTTCGGGGTGCATTCGGCGATGCCCATGGGGCAGGCCAGGCGGCTCGCGCCCAATGCGGCGTATCTCGTGCCGCGCTTCGGGTTCTACAAGGCGATCAGCGAGCGGGTCATGGAGCTGCTGCGGGCGCTGTCGCCGCTCGTGGAGCCGTTGAGCCTCGACGAGGCGTTCGTGGACCTGGAGGCCGGGGGAGCGGCCTGGGACGAGCAGTCGGCGCGCCTGGTCGGGGTGCAGCTGCGCGCCGACATCCGGGCCGTCACGGGGCTCACGGGGTCGGTGGGGCTCGCCGCCTCCAAGATGCTCGCGAAGATCGCCTCGGAGCAGGCCAAGCCCGACGGACTGGTGGTGATCGAGCCGGGGACCGAGCGGGCCATGCTCGGGCCGATGTCGGTGCGGACGCTGCCGGGGGTGGGGCCGGCGACGGGCGACCACCTTCGGCGGGCCGGGATCACCACGGTCGAGGAGATCGTCGAGGCGGGCGAGGACGAACTCGTCCGGCTGCTCGGGAAGGCGCACGGGCACGGCCTCTACGCGATGGCGCTGGCGAGGGACGACCGGCCCGTGGTGGCGGAGCGGGAGACGAAGTCGGTGTCGGTCGAGGACACGTACGACGTGGACATCCACGACCGGGTGCGGGTCGGGCTGGAGGTGCAGCGGCTCGCCGACCGGTGCGTGCGGCGGCTGCGCGGGGCCGGGCTGTCCGGGCGGACCATCGTGCTGAAGGTGCGGCGGTACGACTTCTCGACGCTCACCCGCTCCGAGACGCTGCGCGGGCCGACGGACGATCCCGCGGTGATACGTGAGGCGGCCGCCCGGCTGCTGGACTCGGTCGACACGACGGGCGGGGTGCGGCTGCTCGGGGTCGGCGTCAGCGGGCTCGCCGACTACACGCAGGAAGACCTCTTCGCGCAGGCGGCGGAGGAGCGGGCCGTCGCGGAGGGGCCGGTGGAGGAGCACGCCGCGGCGCAGGCCGAGGAGCAGCCGGAGCTCGCCGAGCGGCGCTGGCCCGCCGGGCACGATGTGCGGCACGCCGAGTTCGGGCACGGGTGGGTGCAGGGCAGCGGTCTGGGGCGGGTCACCGTGCGCTTCGAGACGCCCGGCTCGGCGCCCGGGCGGGTGCGGACCTTCCGGGTGGACGACCCTGATCTGGAGCCGGCGGAGCCGTTGCCTCTGGTGTTACGAAGACCCGAAGGGAGTGATGGCGTCGGTTCCGCTTCCCCGGTCGGTTCCGCTTCTTCTTCTTCTTCGGCTGAGGGTGGCGGCGGTGGTGAGGCCTGTGGGGTGGCCGGTTCTGGGGATGCGTAG
- a CDS encoding MerR family transcriptional regulator, whose product MRSSGDGTVGGGPERSLRASGPYPPPGSRLRSSGGYSQPGGAADHAPQRPTAVPSSGGTTSMASEQIGYRGPTACAAAGITYRQLDYWARTGLVEPSVRPAYGSGTQRLYSFRDVVVLKIVKRFLDTGVSLQNIRTAVQHLRERGFRDLERMTLMSDGATVYECTSPDEVHALLQGGQGVFGIAVGVVWRDVESALSQLHGERIDTGETLVGPNPADELARRRNRAV is encoded by the coding sequence GTGAGAAGCAGCGGCGACGGTACGGTTGGGGGCGGCCCCGAGCGCAGTCTCAGGGCGAGCGGTCCGTACCCTCCCCCCGGCTCTCGGCTCCGCTCGAGCGGGGGATACTCCCAGCCCGGCGGCGCGGCCGATCATGCTCCGCAGCGACCGACGGCCGTGCCGAGCAGCGGAGGGACGACGTCCATGGCGTCCGAGCAGATCGGCTATCGAGGTCCCACGGCGTGCGCCGCCGCCGGTATCACGTACCGGCAGCTGGATTACTGGGCCCGTACGGGTCTCGTCGAGCCGAGTGTGCGCCCCGCTTACGGGTCCGGGACTCAGCGGCTGTACAGCTTCCGGGACGTCGTCGTCCTGAAGATCGTCAAGCGGTTCCTCGACACCGGGGTGTCGCTGCAGAACATCCGCACAGCCGTCCAGCACCTGAGAGAACGCGGTTTCCGCGACCTGGAGCGGATGACGCTGATGAGCGACGGCGCGACGGTGTACGAGTGCACCTCGCCGGACGAAGTCCACGCCCTGCTCCAAGGGGGCCAGGGCGTCTTCGGGATCGCCGTGGGCGTGGTGTGGCGGGACGTCGAGAGCGCCCTGTCCCAGCTGCACGGGGAGCGGATCGACACCGGCGAGACGCTGGTCGGGCCCAACCCGGCGGACGAGCTGGCGCGACGGCGGAACCGGGCTGTCTGA
- a CDS encoding PRC-barrel domain-containing protein produces MRTDIDPRNLIGRKAFDRNGTRIGTIDEVYLDDATGEPEWAAIRTGLFSRDAFVPLEPSELIDGALHVPFDRALIKDAPDFGVGRHLSPEQELQLYHHYGLDIAAPPPLPDHNFGKLAGTDEPTS; encoded by the coding sequence GTGCGAACCGATATCGATCCGCGCAACCTGATCGGCCGCAAGGCATTCGACCGCAACGGAACCAGGATCGGCACGATCGACGAGGTCTACCTCGACGACGCCACCGGCGAGCCGGAGTGGGCGGCCATACGGACCGGCCTGTTCAGCAGGGACGCGTTCGTCCCCCTGGAGCCCAGCGAACTGATCGACGGCGCCCTCCACGTCCCCTTCGACCGCGCCCTGATCAAGGACGCCCCCGACTTCGGCGTCGGCCGCCACCTCTCCCCGGAGCAGGAACTCCAGCTCTACCACCACTACGGTCTCGACATCGCCGCTCCTCCCCCGCTCCCGGACCACAACTTCGGCAAACTGGCGGGCACGGACGAGCCGACGTCCTGA